A single window of Candidatus Nitrosocosmicus arcticus DNA harbors:
- a CDS encoding adenylate kinase translates to MIVGIPGVGKSTVITNVFNLLSQEGIDTKIAEFGKIMFQQAKLLSINNRDQLRKLSIEQQRSLQEMAANYINSLGNDVVIVDTHLFIRTEDGYYPGMPSKLLNIINPSHLIMITAKSEEIHRRRANDNSRQRDLISIDRISQDLRLSESMISSSSIISGCPFYIIQNNTDEIEKAGDNICKVILGK, encoded by the coding sequence ATGATAGTTGGTATTCCAGGTGTAGGAAAGTCTACTGTTATAACAAATGTATTTAATTTACTCTCTCAAGAGGGCATTGATACTAAAATCGCAGAATTTGGTAAGATCATGTTCCAACAAGCAAAACTCTTATCGATAAACAATCGCGACCAGCTACGGAAGTTATCTATAGAACAGCAGAGGTCACTGCAAGAAATGGCTGCAAATTACATTAATTCATTAGGCAACGACGTCGTAATTGTTGACACTCACTTATTTATCAGAACCGAGGACGGATATTATCCGGGGATGCCTTCAAAATTATTAAATATTATAAATCCTTCTCACTTGATTATGATAACCGCCAAATCCGAAGAGATTCATAGGAGGAGGGCTAATGACAATAGCAGACAAAGGGATTTAATTTCGATTGACCGCATTAGCCAGGATTTAAGGTTATCTGAGAGTATGATATCTTCAAGCTCCATAATATCCGGTTGCCCTTTCTATATTATACAAAATAATACAGATGAGATCGAAAAGGCCGGCGATAATATTTGTAAGGTTATATTAGGCAAATGA
- the secY gene encoding preprotein translocase subunit SecY: protein MSSIQNDGLFRTIVKTLSPFIPQVEKPKKKITLTNKLIWTGIAMLIYLVMGQVPLFGVNVDPATDPLAFARVIFAAQQRTLLELGIGPIVTAGLLMQLLKGSDILKLNFKDPNDRSLFTSATKIVTIIVIVAETLLYGVSVYGGATPSGYHLTILIAQLTAACIVVMYLDELVQKGWGLGSGISIFIMAGVAQAILWSLFNPIPIPNGVEPSGLIPFMITSGMEGHIGDSLLRSAPPAPVPNMPSIFAFGITGGILLLLVYVQGIHVDIPIVSTRYRGFTATYPIKLLYTSNIPVILASALMANALFIGQMVWINYNPNNDNPAFNLIAQYDAQSQNPTGGIFYYVTAPRSFEATVADPVRAIVYVLFLTTIVTIFGRLWVELGGLSAKSAAKNLLDADVQVPGFRRSESSVESLLNRYIPSVTIIGGVIIGLLASVSDLFSVFGTGIGLLLMVDILVNYYNLLVREQVDVHMPKLASLLGRT from the coding sequence ATGAGCTCAATACAGAATGACGGCCTTTTTAGAACAATCGTAAAGACACTCTCCCCATTTATCCCACAAGTTGAGAAACCTAAAAAGAAGATTACTCTAACTAATAAATTAATATGGACTGGTATTGCTATGTTAATATATTTAGTAATGGGGCAGGTCCCATTATTTGGAGTGAATGTGGATCCTGCTACTGATCCATTGGCTTTTGCCAGAGTAATTTTTGCTGCTCAACAGAGAACTTTGTTGGAGCTTGGGATTGGTCCTATTGTTACCGCTGGATTATTAATGCAGTTATTAAAAGGTTCGGATATATTAAAACTAAACTTTAAGGATCCTAATGATAGATCCCTTTTTACATCTGCTACAAAAATAGTAACCATAATTGTAATCGTTGCAGAAACCCTACTGTATGGTGTGAGCGTATATGGTGGTGCTACCCCGTCGGGCTATCATTTGACCATATTAATAGCGCAGTTAACAGCGGCGTGCATCGTAGTCATGTACTTGGATGAACTGGTTCAGAAGGGATGGGGGCTTGGCTCAGGAATTAGTATATTCATTATGGCGGGGGTCGCGCAAGCGATTTTATGGAGTCTCTTTAATCCTATACCGATACCAAACGGCGTTGAACCTAGTGGCTTAATACCATTCATGATTACAAGCGGAATGGAGGGTCATATAGGGGACTCGTTATTGCGTTCGGCACCACCTGCTCCTGTTCCAAATATGCCAAGTATCTTTGCATTTGGTATTACCGGGGGGATATTGCTACTATTGGTGTACGTTCAGGGTATACACGTCGATATACCCATAGTATCGACCCGCTACCGGGGATTTACTGCAACGTATCCAATCAAACTACTCTATACGTCAAACATCCCTGTGATTTTGGCGTCGGCGCTTATGGCTAATGCTCTTTTTATAGGGCAAATGGTCTGGATAAATTATAATCCGAATAACGATAACCCCGCCTTCAACTTGATAGCGCAGTATGATGCCCAATCTCAGAATCCTACAGGGGGTATCTTTTATTATGTTACTGCACCTCGATCGTTTGAGGCTACCGTAGCTGATCCCGTAAGAGCGATTGTATACGTACTGTTCTTGACCACTATTGTTACCATCTTTGGTCGGTTGTGGGTCGAGCTTGGAGGACTCTCCGCGAAGTCTGCGGCGAAGAATTTGCTAGATGCAGATGTCCAGGTACCTGGTTTTAGACGGTCGGAAAGTTCGGTGGAATCCCTGCTGAATAGATACATTCCGTCTGTGACTATAATAGGAGGAGTAATAATCGGACTACTGGCTTCTGTTTCAGATCTATTCAGTGTCTTTGGAACTGGAATAGGATTGCTATTGATGGTGGATATACTCGTGAACTACTATAACTTGCTGGTTAGAGAACAAGTCGATGTTCATATGCCAAAATTGGCTTCCTTATTAGGACGCACATAG
- a CDS encoding uL15 family ribosomal protein has product MATRLRKSRKQRGSRFCGWGQIGQHRASGSRGGVGNAGKHKHFFIRTIKEEPNHFGHEQFHALRPSDSIKWINLKDLNELVKYSETSEDGKVILDLEKLGYDKVLGSGAINSALTVRVRRISDSAKNKITAAGGEVLILDELNTE; this is encoded by the coding sequence ATGGCTACTCGATTGAGAAAAAGTAGAAAACAACGTGGAAGTCGCTTCTGTGGATGGGGCCAAATTGGTCAACATAGAGCTTCCGGAAGTAGAGGGGGTGTAGGGAATGCTGGAAAGCACAAACACTTCTTCATCAGAACCATTAAGGAGGAACCAAATCATTTTGGGCATGAACAATTTCATGCATTGAGGCCAAGTGACTCCATAAAATGGATCAATCTTAAAGACTTGAATGAATTGGTAAAATATTCAGAAACTAGTGAAGATGGTAAGGTTATACTTGATTTAGAAAAGTTAGGATATGACAAGGTCCTGGGAAGCGGAGCCATAAACTCTGCCCTTACAGTTCGAGTGAGAAGAATCTCAGACTCTGCCAAAAACAAAATCACAGCAGCTGGAGGAGAGGTGCTAATTTTAGATGAGCTCAATACAGAATGA
- a CDS encoding uL30 family ribosomal protein, with product MVYLVVRMKGTVNIPNWANVTLENLHLHKKFRATLIPENDQTLGMLRKIKEVVAWTSVEENFIREFIEQKGRASASKLLSNQKQTESGKTSNIDISKVISDVSKNETYLSKLDGIKPWFALNPPRGGFKKKSKLLHSQNGILGENKDLLEIVKRMM from the coding sequence ATGGTGTATTTAGTAGTTAGAATGAAAGGGACTGTTAACATTCCCAATTGGGCAAATGTAACACTTGAAAATTTACATCTTCACAAGAAATTTCGAGCAACACTAATTCCAGAAAATGACCAAACATTAGGGATGCTAAGGAAAATAAAAGAAGTAGTTGCTTGGACATCTGTTGAGGAAAATTTTATCAGAGAATTCATCGAACAAAAAGGCCGTGCATCTGCATCAAAACTGTTATCCAACCAAAAGCAAACGGAATCTGGGAAAACATCCAATATAGATATTAGCAAGGTTATCTCTGATGTCTCCAAAAATGAGACTTACTTGTCAAAATTAGATGGAATTAAACCATGGTTCGCATTAAATCCTCCTAGAGGCGGATTTAAGAAAAAATCAAAGCTTTTGCATTCTCAAAATGGAATATTAGGAGAGAATAAAGATTTGTTAGAAATCGTAAAGAGGATGATGTAG
- a CDS encoding 30S ribosomal protein S5 — MSRMGGRPSEPEVEWKPRTTLGIMVASGKISSMEQIFENGMRIQESEIVKHLLPDIKTQVVSVEIVQKQTDAGELTRFNALVAIGNEAGWFGIGKGKASQMRNAIDKATNASYLNVIPVKLGCGSWECRCQQSHSVPFKVQGRGGSVTIELIPGPRGLGIVAGENIRNLLKLAGLKDCWSRSFGSTNTMSSTAKAIFSALRSTFITG; from the coding sequence ATGAGTAGAATGGGAGGTAGACCTAGCGAGCCTGAAGTCGAATGGAAACCTAGAACTACACTAGGTATTATGGTAGCGAGTGGTAAGATCAGCTCTATGGAGCAAATATTCGAAAATGGAATGAGGATTCAAGAATCTGAGATTGTAAAACACCTATTGCCTGATATAAAAACTCAGGTGGTAAGTGTTGAAATAGTACAAAAACAAACCGATGCTGGTGAACTCACTAGATTTAACGCACTGGTGGCAATAGGCAATGAGGCTGGTTGGTTTGGAATAGGAAAAGGTAAAGCCTCACAAATGAGAAACGCTATAGACAAGGCCACTAATGCTTCGTATCTAAATGTCATTCCAGTAAAATTGGGGTGCGGAAGTTGGGAATGTCGATGTCAACAATCTCATTCAGTACCCTTTAAGGTGCAAGGTAGAGGTGGCAGTGTAACGATTGAATTGATCCCAGGTCCGCGTGGATTAGGTATAGTAGCTGGCGAGAATATTAGAAACTTGTTGAAATTAGCAGGGTTGAAAGATTGCTGGAGTAGGTCATTTGGATCTACTAATACTATGTCGTCTACTGCGAAAGCAATTTTTAGTGCTTTAAGAAGTACGTTTATCACAGGATAG
- a CDS encoding 50S ribosomal protein L18, with the protein MSYIKTLKRIRNNKTNYRKRKAVLISKRNFITVKISNQNIHCQLIKPAIKGDIVLSFSNSKELAKYEWKGSTNNLSACYLVGLMLGKKMLAKKIDSAILYTGQTSFTSKVAACLKGIAAAGVNIPLSEESLPDENRINGSHISQYATILKDDKIRYEKQFSQLFSKNINPEEYPKHFEEVKTRISAGNFD; encoded by the coding sequence ATGTCTTACATTAAAACGCTTAAAAGAATAAGAAATAATAAAACAAATTATAGAAAACGAAAGGCTGTGTTAATTAGCAAAAGGAATTTCATAACAGTAAAAATAAGTAATCAAAATATTCACTGTCAACTAATCAAACCAGCGATTAAAGGTGATATCGTCCTCTCGTTTTCAAATAGTAAAGAACTAGCTAAATATGAGTGGAAAGGTTCTACAAACAACTTATCTGCTTGCTACTTGGTAGGTTTGATGCTTGGAAAAAAAATGCTTGCCAAAAAAATTGATTCTGCAATTTTATATACGGGTCAAACCTCTTTCACAAGCAAGGTAGCCGCCTGTCTTAAGGGCATTGCAGCTGCTGGAGTCAACATTCCATTATCCGAAGAATCTTTACCTGATGAAAACCGAATAAATGGTTCACATATATCTCAATATGCCACAATTCTTAAGGATGACAAAATTAGATATGAAAAACAATTTTCCCAGCTTTTTAGTAAAAATATTAATCCCGAAGAATATCCAAAACACTTTGAAGAAGTGAAGACGCGAATTTCTGCCGGGAATTTTGATTAG
- the larB gene encoding nickel pincer cofactor biosynthesis protein LarB: protein MDYYNNKKSLDEVMKSLSLFSVEYIENDIAQIDINRDFRKSIPEIILATHKKTSDLVKIVNRILEKKGYVLVSKIKPLIVGKLIKYYSKKGFIVDRSRNGTSILVYDTITSLPVNRGAKVGIICAGTSDVGIAEEARLATLAMGCTSCLAYDVGIAGIHRLLSSLKQMVSDGIDVIVVVAGMEGALPAVVTSLVTVPVIGVPCSVGYGYGDNGKGALASMLQTCSFGLSVVNIDNGIGGGIFASLIANKGR from the coding sequence TTGGATTATTACAATAACAAGAAAAGCCTCGATGAAGTGATGAAATCACTCTCTCTTTTTTCTGTAGAATACATTGAGAACGATATAGCTCAAATCGACATTAACAGAGATTTTAGAAAATCTATTCCAGAGATTATTCTTGCAACACACAAAAAAACTAGCGACTTAGTAAAAATCGTTAATCGAATCCTTGAGAAAAAAGGTTATGTCCTTGTAAGCAAAATTAAACCTTTGATAGTAGGCAAATTAATCAAGTATTATAGCAAAAAGGGTTTTATTGTAGACAGAAGCCGTAACGGAACTTCTATTCTAGTTTACGACACAATAACTTCTCTTCCTGTAAATAGGGGAGCTAAAGTGGGAATAATTTGTGCAGGGACTTCTGATGTGGGGATTGCGGAAGAGGCACGCTTGGCAACATTAGCGATGGGTTGTACGTCTTGTCTTGCTTATGATGTTGGTATAGCTGGAATTCACAGATTGCTCAGTTCATTGAAGCAAATGGTTTCGGACGGTATCGACGTGATAGTAGTAGTTGCCGGAATGGAGGGGGCACTTCCAGCTGTAGTAACCTCTTTGGTAACTGTCCCCGTAATAGGTGTGCCTTGTTCTGTAGGATATGGCTATGGAGATAATGGCAAAGGTGCTTTGGCGTCCATGCTCCAAACCTGTTCATTTGGTCTTTCTGTCGTAAATATAGACAACGGAATAGGGGGAGGTATTTTTGCAAGTCTTATCGCGAATAAAGGTCGGTAA
- a CDS encoding malate dehydrogenase: MTISIIGSGRVGASVALNCGIRELDPQINLIDIIEGLPQGEAMDINHQLSEQGLDSFVQGTNDFSILRDSEIVILVAGIGRKPGMTRMDLLKTNASIVKDVSSKIAEHRQTCNLIIVTNPLDPMTYLALKTTKFPKNNIMGMGGMLDLSRFSSFIHEYTRLSRASISAMVISEHGEKMLPLIRYSSISGIPLSHFIDERQSREIYEKTKQVAAEVIKYKGATVYAPGNAVATMVESIVKDKKTVIPLSTYVDGEYGVKDVCIGVPAVLGKNGVEKIIELPLNEFEQQEFANGVKNVKEAISLLPL, translated from the coding sequence ATGACAATATCTATTATTGGTTCTGGAAGAGTAGGGGCTTCGGTTGCCTTAAATTGCGGTATAAGGGAATTAGATCCTCAAATAAATCTAATTGATATCATCGAGGGATTGCCACAAGGAGAGGCAATGGATATCAATCATCAGTTGTCTGAACAAGGTCTGGACAGTTTTGTCCAGGGCACCAATGACTTTAGTATTTTGAGGGATTCGGAGATAGTCATTTTGGTCGCCGGGATTGGGCGCAAACCTGGGATGACGAGAATGGATCTCCTAAAAACAAATGCTTCTATTGTTAAGGATGTTTCATCAAAAATCGCTGAACATCGTCAAACGTGTAATCTAATTATAGTAACTAATCCGCTGGATCCTATGACATATCTTGCTTTAAAGACTACCAAATTTCCTAAAAATAATATAATGGGAATGGGGGGAATGCTGGACTTGTCCCGATTCTCTAGCTTTATTCATGAGTATACCCGCTTGTCCAGAGCTTCAATTTCAGCGATGGTGATTAGTGAACATGGTGAAAAAATGTTACCGCTAATCAGATATTCTTCGATTTCTGGAATACCTTTAAGTCATTTCATAGATGAAAGGCAATCAAGAGAAATCTATGAAAAAACCAAACAGGTGGCTGCTGAAGTCATCAAATACAAAGGCGCTACCGTATATGCGCCAGGCAATGCGGTGGCAACAATGGTTGAATCAATAGTAAAAGACAAAAAAACTGTGATTCCACTATCCACTTACGTTGATGGTGAATATGGAGTAAAAGATGTGTGTATTGGGGTTCCTGCAGTACTTGGGAAGAACGGAGTAGAAAAAATTATAGAGTTACCCCTAAACGAATTTGAACAACAAGAGTTCGCAAACGGAGTTAAAAATGTGAAGGAAGCTATCTCTCTTCTACCACTTTAA
- the larC gene encoding nickel pincer cofactor biosynthesis protein LarC gives MRKIVVIDPQVAGISGDMFLSALVDCGANKNKIINNIKTIEKLFSDTIIRKIEFINSESNGIRATKFLFDIEEKLLERSASEMLRILANCCEVTNLSELAKKFVVETMKTIIRVESRIHNKEVKDLHLHESSSIDTAADIIGSATALDDLDLLYETTFYSTKVAVGGGTTQFSHGTIPNPTNAVLEIFRILELPIAGGPAHSEMTTPTGAAILAGLNPKIISTYPEFIPHKIGYGAGAKKFEGIPNILRISIGKSNIYASIQSDTVSVLETNIDDMAGEMMGDLVEKLSKLDAGVKDVTLVSGITKKNRPVHVLKVICSEDIEKRIIELIFNETGTLGIRKTINERYKLERFSVLLPITIQNQEYVISVKISKDQQGKIINIKPEFDNIREIANKLGFPLKKTMETVNNLIFQRNLYDI, from the coding sequence TTGAGAAAAATAGTTGTAATTGATCCGCAGGTTGCCGGAATTTCAGGGGATATGTTCCTATCTGCTTTGGTAGATTGTGGTGCCAATAAGAATAAAATCATTAATAACATAAAGACGATAGAAAAACTATTTTCCGATACCATAATAAGAAAGATAGAATTCATAAATTCTGAATCAAATGGAATAAGGGCAACAAAATTTCTTTTTGATATTGAAGAGAAATTACTAGAGCGAAGTGCCTCTGAGATGTTAAGAATACTGGCCAATTGCTGCGAAGTTACAAACCTTTCTGAATTGGCAAAAAAATTTGTAGTGGAAACGATGAAAACCATAATCAGAGTAGAATCAAGAATTCATAATAAAGAGGTGAAAGACCTACACCTCCACGAGTCATCTAGCATTGACACGGCGGCAGACATAATTGGAAGCGCCACTGCTCTTGATGACTTGGATCTATTGTATGAGACGACTTTTTACTCTACTAAGGTTGCTGTCGGTGGAGGAACAACTCAATTCTCACATGGAACGATTCCAAATCCTACCAACGCCGTGTTGGAGATTTTTAGGATTTTAGAGTTACCAATAGCAGGAGGTCCAGCTCACTCTGAAATGACTACACCTACAGGAGCAGCGATACTAGCTGGATTGAATCCTAAAATTATTAGTACATATCCTGAATTTATACCTCATAAAATAGGATACGGTGCAGGGGCTAAGAAATTTGAGGGCATTCCTAACATTTTAAGGATATCTATTGGAAAGTCAAATATTTATGCCTCAATACAATCAGACACAGTATCGGTTCTTGAGACAAATATTGATGATATGGCCGGTGAAATGATGGGTGATCTGGTAGAAAAGTTATCAAAATTAGATGCAGGAGTAAAGGATGTTACACTGGTTAGCGGGATAACTAAGAAGAATAGACCAGTACATGTTCTCAAGGTTATTTGTTCTGAAGACATTGAAAAAAGGATCATAGAATTGATTTTTAATGAGACAGGAACATTAGGTATTAGAAAAACTATAAATGAGAGATACAAACTGGAGCGATTTAGTGTTCTGCTCCCGATCACAATTCAAAATCAAGAATATGTCATAAGCGTAAAGATATCAAAAGATCAGCAAGGCAAAATAATTAATATAAAACCAGAGTTTGATAATATTCGAGAAATTGCAAATAAGCTTGGATTTCCTTTGAAGAAGACCATGGAAACAGTCAATAATTTAATATTTCAAAGGAATCTATATGACATATAG
- the larE gene encoding ATP-dependent sacrificial sulfur transferase LarE: protein MSINTIKSGDDSNQSRYHLLLNWFRSRNCKVLVALSGGVDSALVALAARHALGKDKVLAITANYQTLANEELETAKKVAKEIDVIHLLIEYNELENPNFTKNDKLRCFHCRSELATNLLKVAKEKNITLLVDGTNLDDLDDDRPGMVALHSRGIKSPLLEIGLNKNEVRHLARINNLSVHDKPSNSCLASRVPHGTEIELVKLRRIERCEIIVKKISGARQLRVRDHDTIARIEVEKSEITKLCTHDKIDKIVSAIKDLGFKHVTLDLEGYGKKDIRKLYENEIITIDKYVRK, encoded by the coding sequence ATGTCGATTAATACAATCAAGAGTGGGGACGATTCAAACCAAAGTAGATATCATCTACTACTTAATTGGTTTAGATCCAGAAATTGTAAAGTTCTAGTCGCCCTTTCCGGCGGAGTAGATAGCGCGCTAGTGGCCCTCGCAGCTAGGCATGCGCTGGGAAAGGATAAGGTTCTGGCAATAACTGCAAATTATCAGACTTTGGCAAACGAAGAATTAGAAACTGCTAAAAAAGTGGCCAAAGAGATTGATGTAATTCACCTTTTAATAGAATACAACGAATTAGAAAATCCAAATTTCACAAAGAACGACAAGCTTCGTTGCTTTCACTGTAGAAGTGAGTTGGCCACAAATTTGTTAAAGGTAGCTAAGGAGAAAAATATCACTCTGCTTGTAGATGGTACTAACCTTGATGACTTAGATGATGACAGGCCAGGAATGGTCGCACTACATTCTAGGGGAATAAAAAGCCCCCTATTGGAAATTGGATTGAATAAGAATGAGGTCCGTCACTTAGCTAGAATCAATAATTTGTCTGTTCATGATAAACCTTCGAATTCATGCTTGGCTTCAAGAGTTCCTCACGGAACGGAAATCGAGCTAGTCAAATTAAGACGCATCGAAAGATGCGAGATAATAGTAAAAAAAATATCTGGCGCTAGGCAGTTAAGAGTAAGGGATCATGACACAATAGCAAGAATTGAGGTGGAGAAGAGCGAAATCACGAAATTATGTACCCATGACAAAATTGATAAAATAGTATCTGCAATCAAAGATTTAGGCTTTAAACACGTCACATTAGATTTAGAAGGTTACGGAAAAAAGGATATTAGAAAACTATACGAAAATGAGATAATAACAATAGATAAATATGTTAGAAAATAA
- a CDS encoding cysteine desulfurase family protein, with the protein MLENNRTKTKDPIYLDNASSSPIDIDVINEMLPFLTGNYGNPSSLHDLGRKSTIAVSNARFRISKLIGSKYNEIYFTSGGTESNNLALIGCARMLNKINPSCKRILISKIEHDSIIETVNFIEKDLKFEIDYLPIKKDGLIDLDTFSEMVSPKTSLISIMLANNEIGTIQPIKALVEIAKAKNENTIFHSDAVQALGKIPINVNDLKIDMMTISSHKINGPKGIGALFIKQGLHIKPIIFGGGQELNLRSGTENVCAIVGFGKACEIWKEKLESVQTEIKRLQRYMIDRIVNEVPGSALNGSMENRISNNVNFSFAGINGEDLLIKLDEYGIEASTGSACSSNKKQKASHVLKALGLSYDQVRGSIRFSIGHQNTQEELKNAIDTLKNLIKEFRKINGVVLRE; encoded by the coding sequence ATGTTAGAAAATAACCGTACCAAAACCAAGGATCCCATTTATTTAGACAACGCATCTTCATCGCCGATTGACATTGATGTAATTAATGAAATGTTACCATTTTTAACCGGCAATTACGGAAACCCATCATCACTTCATGATTTAGGTAGAAAGTCAACTATCGCCGTATCTAATGCACGATTCCGGATATCCAAGTTGATCGGTTCTAAATATAACGAGATTTATTTTACCTCTGGTGGGACTGAATCCAATAACTTAGCCCTCATTGGATGTGCTAGGATGCTCAACAAGATAAATCCATCATGCAAAAGAATATTGATATCTAAAATAGAGCATGATTCCATAATAGAGACTGTCAACTTTATTGAAAAGGATCTGAAATTTGAGATAGATTATTTGCCCATAAAGAAAGATGGATTAATTGATTTAGATACTTTTAGTGAAATGGTATCGCCAAAAACCAGTTTGATTAGCATAATGCTAGCAAATAACGAAATAGGAACTATTCAACCCATCAAAGCTCTGGTTGAAATCGCAAAAGCAAAAAATGAAAATACTATTTTTCATTCAGATGCAGTCCAAGCCCTAGGCAAGATTCCAATAAATGTTAATGACTTGAAAATAGATATGATGACGATTTCCTCACATAAGATAAATGGGCCTAAAGGAATTGGAGCGTTATTCATAAAACAAGGATTACATATTAAGCCGATAATATTTGGCGGCGGACAGGAATTGAATCTAAGATCAGGAACAGAGAACGTCTGTGCCATTGTTGGCTTTGGTAAGGCCTGTGAAATTTGGAAAGAGAAACTCGAATCTGTCCAAACCGAAATTAAGAGGCTGCAAAGATATATGATAGACAGAATAGTCAATGAAGTACCAGGATCTGCATTAAATGGCTCGATGGAGAATCGAATTTCCAATAATGTCAACTTTTCTTTCGCTGGCATAAATGGAGAGGACTTGTTGATAAAATTGGATGAATATGGTATTGAGGCTTCTACAGGTTCTGCTTGTTCTTCTAACAAGAAACAAAAAGCATCTCATGTTCTGAAAGCTCTAGGTTTGTCTTATGATCAAGTAAGGGGTTCAATAAGGTTTTCCATAGGACACCAAAACACACAAGAGGAATTAAAAAATGCTATAGATACTCTAAAAAATTTAATTAAAGAATTTAGAAAAATAAACGGTGTGGTTTTGCGTGAATGA
- a CDS encoding redoxin domain-containing protein, whose amino-acid sequence MLIAYYYNMSSNQNNNLNSKTTSKNINIGDEAPDFELLDTNQEVHRLSANKEGLTILAFFPAAGSPVCTIEMCSFRDTLNSLKKENINILGISVDSPFANKVFAEHHKLNFPVLSDYNREVIEQYNVVMPSLGKLKDFKVAKRSIFVVNNNNHKVVYKWVTDNPLIEPNYKEIKTIIS is encoded by the coding sequence ATGCTAATCGCATATTATTATAATATGTCTTCAAATCAGAACAATAATTTGAATAGTAAGACGACTAGCAAGAATATCAATATTGGTGATGAGGCGCCAGATTTTGAGCTTTTAGACACGAACCAGGAAGTTCATAGATTATCAGCCAATAAAGAAGGATTGACAATTTTGGCGTTCTTCCCAGCTGCGGGCTCTCCAGTATGTACTATTGAAATGTGTAGTTTCAGAGATACCCTTAATAGCTTAAAAAAAGAAAACATAAATATCCTGGGAATATCGGTTGATAGTCCTTTTGCAAATAAAGTTTTTGCTGAACATCATAAACTAAACTTTCCCGTTTTAAGCGACTATAACAGAGAAGTTATCGAGCAATACAATGTTGTAATGCCCAGTTTAGGTAAACTAAAGGATTTCAAAGTAGCTAAAAGGTCCATATTCGTTGTGAATAATAATAACCATAAGGTAGTATATAAATGGGTAACAGACAATCCACTCATCGAACCCAACTACAAAGAAATCAAAACCATAATCTCATAA
- a CDS encoding acetyl-CoA carboxylase biotin carboxyl carrier protein subunit, with amino-acid sequence MEIKVDDIKEEFNGKIIGFDKEGNLVAQINGSDHLINVIDIKSDKFEFLFDNAFHEIKITEVTSTELKIILDGQPMFLKKHAKLTEIIEKSSAISGGATSQNTISSQIPGRVISIAVNKGDAVKQGDNIVVLESMKMQVAIKSPRDGTVRDLKVKEGQSISRNDVVAILD; translated from the coding sequence ATGGAAATTAAGGTTGATGATATAAAGGAAGAATTTAACGGTAAAATCATAGGTTTTGATAAAGAAGGCAATTTAGTTGCCCAAATTAATGGATCTGATCACCTCATAAATGTAATAGATATAAAATCAGACAAATTTGAATTCTTGTTTGATAATGCCTTTCATGAAATCAAGATTACTGAAGTCACAAGCACAGAATTAAAAATAATATTGGATGGTCAACCAATGTTTCTCAAAAAACATGCAAAATTGACTGAAATAATTGAAAAATCAAGTGCCATTTCAGGAGGTGCCACTTCCCAGAATACAATATCGAGTCAGATACCTGGTAGGGTAATATCAATAGCTGTAAATAAAGGCGATGCTGTCAAACAGGGCGATAACATCGTAGTTTTGGAATCTATGAAAATGCAAGTTGCCATCAAATCACCTAGAGATGGAACGGTAAGAGATCTCAAAGTTAAAGAAGGTCAGAGTATTTCGAGGAATGATGTTGTAGCAATTCTTGATTAA